The Eleginops maclovinus isolate JMC-PN-2008 ecotype Puerto Natales chromosome 18, JC_Emac_rtc_rv5, whole genome shotgun sequence genome segment AATATTCATGATTATGAAATGGGTCATTACGTTGCGTAATGACCCATAACAAGTTTGGTttctacggtggccgacaggtgccaAATGAGCTACAGCTTCAAAGAGGAAGCAGATATAAAAACGAATATGTGcccaaaacaaatgaagtaaCATCTTCAGCAACTtggatggaaatgttttgcGTCGTTGTGATGCGTTTGCACCGGTCGGCTAACATACTTtatgtaacaaaaaacaaaaacaaatgatgtgaaACCATTAATGCCAATATTAAGGTGTCATGATGATTAAAATACAATTGGATAAAACTTCAAACTCTGTACATTGTGTTAGTTTTTACTTCTACTACTAGATTATGTACAAATAGTCTATATGATGTAGGCTACACAGAGCCTCATGTTTGCTCTTCCTCACTGGCTGTACTCAGTCGTTTGGAAGGGGGCACCAGGTGGGACGGCAGCTCTCGGGGCAACCAGTGTCCCTCCAGTTTCCCCTCGATGAGGTGGACCGCCAGAGCAAACTCCTCATTGTCCAGCATGCCGTCCCCGTCCACATCCGACAGCCTCCAGATGTGAGCGAGCACGGAGCTGGGCAGCAGCGTGGTGGTCATCCACTCTCGGACTTTGGTGCCGCTCAGTTTACCGTCGTTCGGACTGAGGTTGTAGAAAATCTCGTCGTACTTCGGCTTGTATTTCTCCACCGCCCACTCGTCGAAATCCGCCTCGCCGCTCTCGTCGTCTGTCCTGAATTCCTTGAAAGGATCTCTCTTGTAATGATCGCGCCTGAATGTTCCCAAAAATTCCCCGTCCAGAACTCCTGGGAGGgatttcttcctctccttcctcagtTCCTGTTGTTGGAGAAGAGGCACCAGGTTTGCAATGTCCGTGGCCAGGAGTTTATCCAGGGAGGCCATCAGACTGGGCTTCAGTGTCTTGAACTTTGAGAAATCTTGACCTAAAAGCTTCTCCTGGAAAGTAATGCAAACACGTGTAAAGTTTAAGAGTTGTTAAATAAGTTTAAAAGATGAATTAAAAAAGCGATATTCAACCTGCATCTTGGTGCAGTCGGGGAAGTCGCCCGCTGGGACTCGATGCTGTTGCTGGATCTTGGTGAAAATGACCGGAAGCTGGTAAATCAGGTTGTGCTTTTTGCTTTCCTTGCAGAAAATCGTTGGCATCTCCTGCTTCAGATAGCTGATAATGTGAGCATGAGCCTGgtaggaaaagaaaagaggaatcAGAACTTCATCTCAGTAATAAAGGGTTGAAATGGAACAAAGAGATCTCTTACCCTCAATAAACGTGCCCTCTTCACCAGGTCATTCAACTTGCGAACTGCAGCATTGCGCGGCAGGTTCCTGATGTCGGACAGcagatcctcctcctccacctcgaTCAGCTGATAGTGGTCGCACATCTGCCTCGGCTCTGACCAGAAAGATCCGATGTAAACCCTCAACACCTCTGGGGTTCGAAACACTTTCCCCAGCGACCACATGAGGGAGCCGTACACCCTCATGAGCTGCTGCGAGTCCACCCTGTCGGCCTTGTTGAGAACCACGCGCAGCTTGTCCTCGTAGCCGCTCAGTGCCCCGAAGGCCCGAGTGAGCTCATCGGAGAACTCTAGTTTATGTGCATCAAACAGCAGGATGATCCGATCCACCCGCTCTGCAAACCAGCGCAGCACTGCTGGGAAGTCGTAGCCTGGGGACAAGGAACGAAAACACGGGGTTCTCATTAGAGCTGTCTGTAACCGGGCAAGCCTCTGTGCCTCAACACCTAGAGGAGCATGCAGATCCCAGAGGCTTTAACTGGTTGCAGGCCATGTCAGCTACACCCATAGATTAATGTGTTCATAATACAAAGGGGGAGACAGCTTTTTCTTCCTGCTTGTCTCAGCCATATTACTTACAGCTGCTGCGCCTCTGAGTTCAAGTGTTTGAATTTCAATAGGCTggaatattattattgtaatgcATCTGCTTCGGCTCTTCTCTTACCAGGAATTTAAATCATCCTGACAGCGACAACACTCTCCAACTTTCTAAAACGGAATATTTGGAAGTAGACCCATAAACTTTGAAGAGGAAATTATTTACCACGACTCAGTTTTCTTCTAGCAGCAGTTAAGATGCCAGGTGTGTCGATGATGCTGACACTCTCCAGGACTTTATTTGGCATCTGGACGCACTGAAACCTGCAGAGAAATATGCATTCaaatcctttttattaaatgaatatcAATGGGATTGCTTCACCCTGCAAAGTTCGTTCAAGTACGTCTCCAAAggcagaacacaaacacaagcatcatttcctgtctgttcctgtcACCTGTTCAGAAAGGCGTTTCCAAAAGGGTCGAGGTTACGAAAGGGCTTTTTGGGGTCCACCGTGAGGGCATTTCCAGGGATGATGCCTTCCACCTCTCCGTGCATGAGGGCAGTGAAGCAGTCCGTGGTTGGCTCTGGTCCAACTCTGCTACCAAGGAAATCTTGTTCTATGAGATACCTGAAATCCAAACCAACATCATAATATCAGTTCAAAAACATTCAGCGGATTACTGCCACAAAAAAAGGCATGGATGCTCTGACTCCTACCTGATGAAAGTAGTCTTTCCTGTGGAGTACTGACCCATCACCAACACCATGGGTTTGTTCTCGAACTCTGCGTCCTCGTAGCTCGGGGAATGAAAGTGACTGAACGCGTAGTATTTCTCAATCGGCATCAGCCTCTTATAATAAAGgttcttcagctcctctgtcaCCATGTTGACATCCCCCAGCGTCTTAGGGTTGCTCCAAAGCCTCCGTAACGACATGGTGACCAAATTTCTGCTCTTGACTGTGGAAGCTGCTCGCTCTTCTAAGACCAGTGATGGAAGAATGTGCGTGAGGAATATTATCAGAACCTCACAGCTGTCTGCTCCATCCTGCAGCGGGGACAGTGAGAGGGTGGAGAGGGTGTAACCAGAGCCTGCAGCTGCACCTAACATAAAGCCAATGTCGAGAGGGACAGGGTGGAGTGGAGTTCGTTTTTTTCTGTAGCTGAAGAGGGAGAATCTTGGCAAAACTTGTGCAGATTGTTCATGCAGAGATGATGAAAGTCTTAAATAACACTCGATCTGTTCAAGGCTTCTTCTAATGTGAAACGATTGTGAGATTAGAAGCTTTGTAATCATACAGTAACGATGCACGATGCGCCATCATTTCTATGATATCATTTCAGTGCAACCGGAGGCAGAGGTCCCATGACTTAAAACTGGCAGAGGTCTGGAGTTGTGATAACATGGTTGCTGGGTGTGTTCGCTTTGCTCGTATTAAAGTGTAATCTGATCGTCCAGAAGGATTCATTTGGACATTCTTCTCTTAATTAACTATCGCCACTGTTACTTCAGCAAACAGAAGTTGCtgtgaatttgttttctttgattaaCCTTGGAAAAAATAAGCGTTCCCTGATGTTGTTCGAGGGAAGTTTTGCAGCAAGCAATTCATTCTTGAATTTTTTTGGAGTCtgtgttgcatttatttctATATATGTTCATGTGTGTCAAATTGAACTCCATTCGTACAATTTTAGTTGGTTACTCCACAGAAATGCAGCATATTTTGTCTCAAAAAAGTCAACTTCCTCTTATGTAACTGCCTGTTTTTAGTTAAAACAGCTTTCAGCtataaaaccatttattttCCAGCTGATCCAAGAGTGTTTATTTCGCTCAGGAAGTAGGAGCCTTTCCCTAAACCCATGAGGAACACTTTATCCTTTAATTCAACAGATTGTTTTACTTAAGATTTAAAGGACACTATGAGTGTGTACTGAGATGTGAGTAGAACTTTAAAGTTACATAGactgtaaatactcaagtacaaatctTTCGTCACAGTATTGGAGatagaggacatattctgctcattttcaggttcatattttttaattttgttccactactgggacatgtctccaagctttaatgttcagagagttctttatgtttctcatactgcctgtgctgcagcacttcttttcaccctctgtctgaaaccagagtccagtctgctctgattggttagctggccggttctgttgtgatcGTTCAACAGCTGAGAGATGTCCTGCTACTACCTATCACGTAGTATTGGGATAATTTATTGGAGCGCTGGACAAAAGAGTGTTAGATAGTGATGTAGTGGGACTttagaccatttacaagcacaaagAACCTAcgtaacacacaacaggaaaccccccaaaacacaATAGATCCTCTTTAATGTCTTTAGTTACAGCCACTGCTCACCATACAAGCATCGGGAACATCTtgtgtctttgtctgttttCACACTGATCTCTCCTCCTCAGCTTGTCCCAGGTGGACGCACGGTCCCGGCTGTTCCCGGGAATGTGACTGTGTTCAAGAACATTCCTCTGGCTGCGACCCCAAAACAGGAGGCTGTTTCTGCAAAACCGCCTACCACGGACCACAGTGTGAGAAAGGTAGAAGCACTTCACAAAACAGCCAACTTAATTTCCCTAAAAGTAATTGTTTAAGATCTGAGTTTAGTAACATTTTATCCACACAGCTTGTGTCCAGGCTTGGGGAGAATCCCACTTTGATCgtgtatgtgtttatgtccCAATGCAGAATGTGAGCCGGGCTTCTTTGGTGCCGGCTGTGAGCAGCCATGTGACTGTCCAGGTGGAGGGTCATGTGACCCCCGGACCGGAGAGTGCAGTCAGAGATGTCCGGCAGGTCTTCACGGGGATAAATGTCAGCTGGGTGAGTGAAGACTTTTTAACCTGAACAGACATGACATGCAGCAGAGGAGGATGACTGAATAAGATGCAGAAAGCAGTCATTGTTCAttcatttggtttgttttgtgtttggcttGATGATGGTTGAAAGGAtcacacttttttgttttttattctatacttttgtttgattgttaaagaggacatattctgctcatttccaggttcatatttgtgttgtgtctctactgggacatgtctccatgctttaatgttcaaaaagctcttaatttttctcatactgcctgtgctgcagcacctcttttcaccctctgtctgaaaccagagcccagtctgctctgattggttagctggccggttctgtttctcgcttagagatgtcccgtccccttagcctatcatgtgcaatgtgttggaacgcCAGTCAATAGAagagcaagtgttacatagtgatgtcactatgttaaggaaataaacaaaagagtccaattgaggcgttttGGGCAGGGGTGCGGGAAAGAAAGTCCCTctggattttggcctttgcagaccatttacatgaataaaaacctataaaccacactacaggaaagagaaaacacccaaaaaacataacagggcctcttttaATCTATGATTTACTCCTCCATACTCCACAGCGCTCTCATGTGGCGCTAAATATCATAGTAAAGGCTCATTCCctgtcagcatgtgtgtgaagTACGTGGGTTTGCACCCTGACACGTGCCTACATGTGCAGTTATTGTTTGCATACTTCATGCTTGTACTCTGGCGTGTCCTTTCTGATGTCAACACAAATGGATATGAATGACTTTCTGTGTTCCTCCCCCGTCATTAAGCCCTTTTCTATTCACTCCGTGCTGTGTTTGATGGATCGTGTGGATTAAGCGGGTGgataaaaaaatgctttcattGTATTTCACCTGGTCAACACAGGTGTTCCTTTTTACAgccacaaatatgtgtgtgccTGCAAAGTGTGGTGATACTGAACATTGTGTAGGAGGTAAAAACAAGACCTGGTGTCTCCATGGAGTGGAATAAGATAACTGAGCAGAGTTTCAGTATGTCAGCACCAATGAACAGTCCAGGTTTCGGCTTGCTGGGTTTGTCAATGCCAAAAAAGGCCAGGTCATGACAGGGGTAATTTACTATTGGCAGAGGCcgaataaataaacagaaaaggaCTGAGTATTTCTTgcatttcactttgttttgcAAGGTTGTGCAAtcccatcttgtttttttgtgttcgCTTTTTTTTGAAAGGAGTTGTTTTCATGTGATTTTTGTCTCTAGCCTGCCCATCACTGAAGTATGGTGAGAACTGTCGTCTGACTTGTGGCTGTGGAGGAGGTCCGTGTGATCCTGTAACCGGACAATGTGTCTGTCCTGCAGGGAAGACTGGGAAATCCTGTCTAGAAGGtatataaatgttgattttttttttgtgttgcaatGCATTTTTGTTGAGTTTTAGGACATTTTAGACAAATGAAGTTGTTTTAGATTGTagagacaacatttaaaagagagaaaagttgCATAAAAACATCTGCAAGCTTTCTCATttgcaaaaaacacatgtttgtgtatgtgtatgcaACATTTTTGTTCCTGTACCTTCACTTCTCGCAAGTAAGACATTGTGTGGAGGTTTGTTTGCAGCTTTTGTGGtagacaaaagaaaatgtgaacttAGTGACCTCAGCATTTCTAGTCTCCAACACAAACAccagggtatgtgtgtgtgtgtgtgtgtgtgtgtgtgtgtgtgtgtgtgtgtgtgtgtgtgtgtgtgtgtgtgtgtgtgtgtgtgtgtgtgtgtgtgtgtgtgtgtgtgtgtgtgtgtgtgtgtgtgtgtgtgtgtgtgtgtgtgtaatctgtttcctctccaaaacaaatTAATTCCCTTGTAGCTTATCCACCATTTAATCTGGGGATCGTCCAAAAACATTCAAGCATAAGTGGCTGTAGGACTTTACTGAGGAATAGCTAACATAAGTAGCTTATTGCTCGGTCAATCTGACATATACTGGGTGTTCTGCAGCCTGCCCTGAAGGATTCTGGGGGATGAAGTGCCAATCAGCTTGTCCTCACTGTGAGAATGGAGGATCCTGCAACAAGCAGAgcggtgtgtgtgagtgcagacCGGGCTTCATGGGGAGCCTCTGCCAAAATGGTGAGTTATTATCCAATGAGGTCCAAGAAGGAAAAACCTTTTATAtgagatttgtgttttttattcaagactttttattttcaatttcattaaacaaacaaattcacACTTTTATCAACTGTTCTTTTTGAATGAATTTTCAATcatgaaaaaaagaattaaatatgtacaaataaaacaagtatttcaAGTATTAAAAactagcatttaaaaaataatattaataaaaaaaacaagtactttttctgtatttccccaaaaataattgaatagtTCATTTGACGGTTTTCTATTTGACTGATTTGCTTTATATATCATTAGATTATTTAAGAGTTAGAAGCAGATGCTATGTGGTTGTCCTCCAATCTGAACAGTCTGTGGTTGGATCCCCAGCCCCTGCAATTACTTTACTTAACCCAAAGTTGATTGGcccatgtgtgaatgtgtgtgacttGAGCACcttgtatgaatgtgtgtgaatgagtgagtgCTGACTTGTATAGTGTTAAAGAGACTTTGAAACAGCTGTATAAATGTAGTTTATCACTCTGATTCCCCTGTTGTTCACAGAGTGTCCCCCAGGTTTCCATGGTCCAGGCTGTGCAGGTAGCTGCTCCTGCCCCAATGAGGCTGCCTGTGACCCCCAGACCGGACACTGCGCCTGCCCTCCTGGCAAAAGAGGCCCTGACTGTGCAGCAGGTAAGAAGTGTGATAAATGATCAGTGTCGAAATCATATCAAACATATCTCTAACTGTTGCTGACCTTCTCAGCGTGTGAATCTGGTTACTGGGGCCAAGGGTGCGTGAATACCTGCGAGTGCAAAGAGATCTCAGCGAGCTGCGACCCGGTCAGcggacggtgtgtgtgtgaggcggGCTTCACCGGAGACCACTGTGAGAGGAGTGAGTGAACTTCTTAAATACCTCAGAGCTTCACATTTTAGGACACACTGCCACCATGGGGTAATTGCTGCGTATAACATCTTTTAAACCCATTCACAATCCTGAATTTTcaagtgtgtttagttttatttcagtcatttttgcactttttctAAGGACTTGGAATAAAACTGAATACAAAGAGATGTAAATAGTTCATAAAAACGTTCTGTATGTAACTTTAGGAGCTATACTTAGCATTAAATGACAACACAAGACATTCCTTTATAgaatatacagaataaaatatacaaatgagtCAGAGTTagaataaactgtatttaaatagTTCAATCTTCTTATGAAACCAAATATAAACATAGCATACTATATACATTATTAATGTGTGCAAAATGGTTGccgttttttatttaaaatgtaaatgcagtgATGTAATGTGAGTACAATATTTGACAAAATTGTTCAGGATTATTGAAAAGAAATTAAACACACTATTGTTGTAAAGCTGGGACCAAGACTGCATTTGGTTTAGAGTTTAAGATTTAACATATCGTTTCGCTAAATCTGTCTTTATGTGATTCACTCCCTGATGTTctcctgtcagtgtgtgtgagtggaagTTATGGGCGGGGGTGTGCGCTGCAGTGCCGCTGTGAGAACGGAGCGCTGTGCGACCATGTGAGCGGAGCCTGCACCTGCTCACCTGGATACGCCGGCACCTACTGTGAAAAAAGTAAGACTTCCTTTTTGTTCCTGATGCTCTTCTTTATCACGCCTGATGCTACCAAATGTGCATGTTCTGTAAAACTGTGACTAATAATTATTAACTTGGAACTTCCAGAGTTGATTACTGACATTAAAGCAATCATGTTTCTATTAAATGTTAGGAAAGTGAATCAAAAACAAtcagaaaaatctaaattcttgcccattttttaacattttgtccACCTAAAATGttctataaataaaaagttgatGTTAATATATGTAAACGTCAGTCATTATTTACTGCTAACCttttgttgtattaaaaaacatttctatacaatataaaaaataagcattagttatattttgtatgttttttctcATAGTCTGAAAGAAGACATGTTATTGAAAGTAATCAAATCTTGAAAAGGACCCAAGTGTGACcacatatttctttatataGTGACTTAAATATGTAATTAGTGCCCTTCCCTTAAGTATAACACCTTATAAATAGATAGCATTGTGTTATTTATTCCTGAAAACCAAGGACCCTCCTCTCCATTGCATGTGACGTTCTCCTCGTTGCACACTAGAGGGCGCTGCAGGACAGTCTTCAGATTGGTTGTGTTTCCACCAAGGCTTGAGCGAATCATCACTCAGAGGTTATGAATCATCAGATTCTCCGTGTAATGTCATGTGCAAAACCATTTTCAAACCACACAAATCCCAAGATATAATTTGCATTCGTCATTCTGGGCTCGACGGACCGTATTTCACAGGCGTAGTCTCTGCCATCGCAAACCCTCCATTTAAGCTAATATTCCTCTCATcgttgtgatgtttttattgaacGGAAAGACACTCAAACAGTCCAAGAGTCCTAAGAAGGTAATAGAGTTGTTCTTGATTATAGTCCTTTGACTTGAAGTGGCCACATGTTATAAGTAAGTGTAGGATTTACTGTAAGGCCCAGAAAGTCATACCACCTCTGTAGTACGCGGGGCATCGTAAATCACGACCGTGTCACACTAGACCAGAGGGCTAGTCATAACAGTCTAACGGCCTCAGACGCAGACGTCACTCTGATTGGACGTCGCTGTGGAAATAAGGCTATCATTCCGACCAGATTCTGTTTTTCTGAAGGCATTCTCTGCTCAAACAGAGGTGTCCAGTTTCTCAGTCTTCTGCTGGGCCTCTTCCTCCAGGAGAGAGTCAGGAAGAGGCCTGCGCTGTGAGAAGGACCAGGTCTCATCTGTTCCCCAGgatctaaaaaaagaaagacatgacTTTAGCGTTTGATTCTAGGTGGGCTGGTTTTTATAATGTTATCATGGAAATAACTAATggagttttatttataaagctttaTTGTGGTTGATGCTCGAGTTATGTCGGAGGAAACGAGCTATTGTGCTGACATGGGTCCTCACACCAGACCACTTCTTCAATTAACGTGCTTCGTTTTCTGGTCCGCAGCTTTGATGTCTGCATCAAAACAGTTTCAGTAAAAAGAAGTCTGGCTTTTAACATCCGCGGTATTGTCGCAGAAAACAGccgttgtttgtgttgttgttgttgttttgaccCTCTTTCAGTGAATGGCACCAGGAAGTTTCTATTCTCTGTCCTCTCTATCCGCTCTGTTTCTATGGCCTGCTCTCCTGGCTGTGTGGTCCCTGGACCTGCTTTATGGGCTGACAGCAGTGGCTCTTACACAACCAGGGATCTGGAAATAATCCTCCTGTCTTAAAGAGCTCATTTAGTCTGGAGATGGAGTCTTTCAGCGatggcacagtgtgtgtgtgtgtgtgtgtgtgtgtgtgtgtgtgtgtgtgtgtgtgtgtgtgtgtgtgtgtgtgtgtgtgtgtgtgtgtgtgtggcggtgGACTGAATCCTCCGTGCCTAGCCCATAAACAAAGACTCAGTGAACCGTCTTCACTTACAAACCCTTGCAGACACTGTCCTAATATCTGATGACAGATTGCTGCTCTGTGGTTAGTATGGAAAccagtcgccccctgctggcataaacaaataataaagtgtCAGAATATCCCGTGAAGAgttactgcagtgtgtgtgtgtgtgtgtgtgtgtgtgtgtgtgtgtgtgtgtgtgtgtgtgtgtgtgtgtgtgtgtgtgtgtgtgtgtgtgtgtgt includes the following:
- the LOC134880399 gene encoding EH domain-containing protein 2-like codes for the protein MSLRRLWSNPKTLGDVNMVTEELKNLYYKRLMPIEKYYAFSHFHSPSYEDAEFENKPMVLVMGQYSTGKTTFIRYLIEQDFLGSRVGPEPTTDCFTALMHGEVEGIIPGNALTVDPKKPFRNLDPFGNAFLNRFQCVQMPNKVLESVSIIDTPGILTAARRKLSRGYDFPAVLRWFAERVDRIILLFDAHKLEFSDELTRAFGALSGYEDKLRVVLNKADRVDSQQLMRVYGSLMWSLGKVFRTPEVLRVYIGSFWSEPRQMCDHYQLIEVEEEDLLSDIRNLPRNAAVRKLNDLVKRARLLRAHAHIISYLKQEMPTIFCKESKKHNLIYQLPVIFTKIQQQHRVPAGDFPDCTKMQEKLLGQDFSKFKTLKPSLMASLDKLLATDIANLVPLLQQQELRKERKKSLPGVLDGEFLGTFRRDHYKRDPFKEFRTDDESGEADFDEWAVEKYKPKYDEIFYNLSPNDGKLSGTKVREWMTTTLLPSSVLAHIWRLSDVDGDGMLDNEEFALAVHLIEGKLEGHWLPRELPSHLVPPSKRLSTASEEEQT